A portion of the Anoxybacillus gonensis genome contains these proteins:
- a CDS encoding IDEAL domain-containing protein encodes MFEKYNDMALVSQPYDLTDYKQAAQFVIEQALFRYERDRLMRDIDKALEQRDEALFLTLAQQYNELLERYRHLEDVRA; translated from the coding sequence ATGTTTGAAAAGTACAATGATATGGCACTCGTATCTCAACCGTATGATCTCACAGATTACAAACAAGCAGCACAATTTGTGATCGAACAGGCGTTGTTTCGCTACGAAAGAGATCGGCTCATGCGCGATATTGACAAGGCGCTTGAGCAACGGGATGAAGCGTTGTTTCTAACCCTCGCACAACAATACAACGAGCTTCTAGAACGCTATCGTCATTTGGAGGATGTGCGCGCATGA
- a CDS encoding ATP-binding protein, which yields MFSAVIKPLVVNITILFSLVFNANLFFPFRRKMMLTWKQKMMYGVVASFTAVLCMMYPIQPLAKTNFDFRMIVILVTTLYIGKTAGLLCTLTVVIGRFMIGGPFAYAGVTVSVFAYVVGMLFRSSFFNVKRKILYGLMIVFIYLILYIATIMYAVPPLSWRFYVVYFAFFIAMFVALVSVIERLIQFNEQFDDMIYVDKLATVSEMAASFAHEVRNPLTTVRGFVQFLSKDTTDENVKKFAPIILEELDRTNEIITEYLALAKPAPFQLQKVNIDDILHTSVHLLSPLGTMTNVSLHLYTEGKSDVYGDAHYLKQALLNVMKNGIEAIEYGGIVTIHKTVDEKEKIVIITIRDTGKGMTKEQLKKIGLPYYTTKSKGTGLGSMITSRLIRQMGGTIAYESRLNEGTTVTITLPLYEGD from the coding sequence ATGTTTAGCGCTGTTATTAAACCGCTCGTTGTCAATATTACCATTTTATTTTCACTCGTTTTTAATGCAAATTTATTTTTTCCATTTCGCCGAAAAATGATGCTCACTTGGAAACAAAAAATGATGTACGGCGTTGTGGCATCGTTTACTGCCGTTTTATGTATGATGTATCCGATCCAACCGTTAGCGAAAACGAACTTTGACTTTCGTATGATCGTCATTTTAGTGACGACATTGTATATCGGAAAAACGGCTGGGCTGTTATGTACGCTTACCGTTGTGATCGGACGGTTTATGATCGGCGGCCCGTTTGCTTATGCGGGAGTGACCGTTTCCGTATTCGCATACGTTGTCGGCATGTTGTTTCGCTCGTCTTTTTTTAACGTCAAAAGAAAAATATTATATGGGCTTATGATCGTTTTTATTTATCTCATTTTATATATCGCAACGATTATGTATGCCGTTCCGCCGCTTTCTTGGCGATTTTATGTCGTTTACTTCGCTTTTTTTATCGCGATGTTTGTCGCGCTCGTTTCCGTCATCGAACGTCTCATTCAATTTAACGAACAGTTTGACGATATGATTTACGTCGATAAATTAGCGACAGTAAGCGAAATGGCCGCTTCATTCGCCCATGAAGTTCGCAATCCGCTCACGACGGTGCGTGGATTCGTCCAATTTTTAAGCAAAGATACGACCGATGAAAACGTAAAAAAGTTCGCTCCAATCATTTTAGAAGAATTAGACCGAACGAATGAAATTATTACAGAATATTTAGCGCTCGCCAAACCAGCGCCGTTTCAACTACAAAAAGTGAACATCGATGACATTTTACATACATCTGTCCATTTATTAAGTCCGCTCGGTACGATGACAAACGTATCGCTCCATCTTTATACAGAAGGAAAAAGCGATGTATATGGCGACGCTCATTATTTAAAACAAGCGCTATTAAACGTCATGAAAAACGGAATTGAAGCAATTGAATATGGCGGGATTGTGACGATTCATAAAACGGTTGATGAAAAAGAAAAGATAGTCATCATTACGATTCGCGATACAGGAAAAGGGATGACAAAGGAGCAGTTGAAAAAAATCGGCTTGCCGTACTATACGACAAAATCGAAAGGAACAGGGCTTGGCAGCATGATTACGTCTCGACTGATTCGCCAAATGGGAGGAACGATTGCGTACGAAAGCCGACTGAATGAAGGGACGACGGTCACGATTACATTACCGCTATATGAAGGGGATTAG
- a CDS encoding TetR/AcrR family transcriptional regulator, giving the protein MKKERQKKQTRILLQQTALQLFQKQGYEQTTVLQITNEAGVAKRTFFNYFRTKEEVLQSVFSPM; this is encoded by the coding sequence ATGAAAAAAGAGCGACAAAAAAAGCAAACGAGAATATTACTCCAACAAACCGCCCTTCAATTATTTCAAAAACAAGGGTATGAGCAAACGACCGTTTTGCAAATTACGAATGAAGCTGGCGTGGCGAAAAGGACATTTTTTAATTATTTTCGCACGAAAGAAGAAGTGTTACAAAGCGTATTCTCCCCCATGTAG